From a region of the Bradyrhizobium diazoefficiens genome:
- the trbL gene encoding P-type conjugative transfer protein TrbL, whose translation MGGTGVIDQFLETFTRFIDSGFGLVGGEVGYLATTLTAIDLTLAGLFWSFGPDEDIVARLVKKTLFVGVFAYLIGNWNSLARIVFESFAGLGLKASATSLSSADFLRPGRIAQVGLDAGRPILDSISGLMGYVSFFENFVQITVLLFAWIIVLLAFFMLAIQLFVTLIEFKLTTLAGFVLIPFGLFGKTAFAAERVLGNVISSGIKVLVLAVIVGIGSTLFSQFTAGFGGNQPTIENAMALVLGALALLGLGIFGPGIANGIVSGGPQLGAGSAVGTGLAAGGAIAAGAGLAAGAVGVANAAIAGAARGGGTIASGAMSVLRAGSLSGSEASASGTASPLRSVAAGLGGSSSNAGKGGGGSSAAASDSTPAWVRRMKRAQTISHGASAATHAIRSGDHGGGGGSVDLSQPDR comes from the coding sequence ATGGGCGGCACGGGCGTCATCGATCAGTTTCTGGAAACCTTCACCCGCTTCATCGATTCCGGGTTTGGGCTGGTCGGAGGCGAGGTCGGCTATCTCGCCACCACATTGACCGCAATCGATCTCACGCTCGCGGGCCTGTTCTGGTCCTTCGGCCCGGATGAGGACATTGTTGCTCGTCTCGTCAAGAAGACGTTGTTTGTCGGTGTTTTTGCCTACCTGATTGGCAATTGGAATAGCCTTGCCCGCATCGTCTTCGAGAGTTTCGCAGGTCTTGGCCTGAAAGCCTCGGCTACTAGCCTTTCATCGGCGGATTTCTTGCGGCCAGGGCGGATCGCGCAAGTGGGTCTCGATGCGGGACGTCCGATCCTGGACTCGATCTCGGGGCTGATGGGCTATGTCAGCTTCTTCGAAAACTTCGTCCAGATCACGGTGCTCCTGTTCGCCTGGATCATCGTGCTGCTGGCGTTCTTTATGCTCGCCATCCAGCTCTTCGTCACACTGATCGAATTCAAGCTCACGACGCTTGCCGGTTTCGTCCTGATCCCTTTTGGCCTGTTCGGCAAGACCGCTTTTGCGGCCGAGCGGGTGCTCGGCAACGTGATCTCCTCCGGCATCAAGGTCCTGGTTCTCGCCGTCATCGTCGGCATCGGATCGACGCTGTTCTCGCAGTTCACCGCTGGTTTCGGCGGCAACCAGCCGACCATCGAGAACGCGATGGCGCTCGTCCTAGGCGCTCTCGCACTTCTGGGGCTCGGCATCTTCGGTCCCGGGATCGCCAACGGCATCGTCTCCGGAGGTCCGCAGCTTGGTGCGGGAAGCGCCGTTGGCACGGGACTGGCCGCCGGCGGCGCGATCGCGGCCGGCGCCGGTCTTGCCGCCGGTGCGGTCGGTGTTGCCAACGCCGCGATTGCGGGCGCGGCACGTGGAGGTGGCACGATTGCAAGTGGTGCGATGAGCGTGTTGCGGGCGGGGAGCTTGTCCGGCTCGGAGGCGAGCGCGTCGGGTACGGCAAGTCCTTTGCGCTCGGTCGCCGCCGGTCTTGGCGGCTCGTCAAGCAATGCCGGGAAGGGAGGAGGCGGCTCTTCCGCGGCTGCTTCCGACAGCACGCCCGCCTGGGTTCGTCGGATGAAGCGAGCCCAGACGATCAGTCACGGAGCATCGGCAGCAACGCACGCGATCCGATCGGGCGATCACGGCGGGGGAGGCGGATCTGTCGACCTATCCCAACCGGACCGCTGA
- the trbK-alt gene encoding putative entry exclusion protein TrbK-alt gives MTLAAGLAVLVVTACAIRLRGDKSAPQSSESLATDQVAAAKLEQCRSVTYEQKEALLECQRIWAEQRSRFLGESKLLDGSKSMAGTAPSSSAVLRKDESRLPSGSPSMPSQNE, from the coding sequence ATGACTTTGGCGGCTGGCCTCGCTGTCCTGGTCGTCACAGCTTGCGCCATTCGCCTGCGCGGCGACAAGAGCGCGCCGCAGTCTTCCGAATCGCTCGCAACGGACCAGGTTGCGGCAGCAAAGCTCGAGCAATGCCGCTCGGTCACCTACGAGCAGAAAGAGGCTCTGCTCGAGTGCCAGAGGATCTGGGCCGAGCAGCGCAGCCGCTTCTTGGGGGAAAGCAAGCTCCTTGACGGTTCGAAGAGCATGGCTGGCACGGCGCCGTCCTCCTCTGCTGTCCTGCGCAAGGACGAAAGCCGCCTCCCGTCCGGCTCTCCCTCCATGCCAAGCCAAAACGAGTAA